GGGATATACGACCTTGACGAAAGGCACTGAACCTTGTCAACACCCATGTACCAGAAGTAACAGAAGTATCTGGAACAAAAACGTGGGAAGATAATAACAACCAAGATGGCAAACGCCCAGAAAAAATCACAGTTCGTTTAATGAATGGTGACAAAGAGGTAGCGAGTAAAGAAGTAAGTGAAAAAGAAGGCTGGAAGTACAGCTTCACCGGCCTACCTGTTTATGAAAAAGGTCAAAAGATTTCCTACATGATCAAAGAAGATAGAGTAATGGGATATGCGACAGTAATAAAAGGATACAATTTAATAAATATATATAAACCGAACAAACCAAATGAACCTAATAAACCAAACAAACCAACCAAACCAAACAAACCAAATAACCCAAAAGGTGGTCATGAAAAACCAAAACAACCAACTCCTAATGGAAAAGAGGTTTATCCGAAAACCAATGAACAAACTAGTTTTAGTTGGTTAGCGGCTGGATTGGTGCTTATTTCTGCGACTGATTCAATATTTTGGCGAAAAAAAGCACGAGCTAAATTGTAATCATTTATTATAATTTTATAAATGGATTATCTAAAACTTCTTTATTAATTGTTTATAAACAATTAATAAAGAAGTTTTAATTTGTATTGAGTCGTTTTGTTTTGTAGTTGATTATAAATTAGTTTAAAATGTAAATAAATATTTGTTATAAGCTTTTTATATTTTACAAGGATATATGTTATAATTAGTTATTAATTATTTAATAATAATGTCTTTTTGTATAATTTTTAAGCTTAAAATTTTGTTATTTTTTACTTGAAATATCATATGAAATATTTTTGTAATACTTTTAAAGTATAATTGCAATATAACTATGTTAAAATTTAATCACTTATTAAGAAATTATTAAAATTTTACCAATATAAAATAATTTGGAGGAATGAAAGTGAAAAAACGTGTTTTAATGTCATGTTTGTTAGTTGGTATAATCATATTTTCCACTACTACCATACCAGCTATTGCTTTGGCTGAGAACGTTGATAAAAAAATTGAACAAAAAGAAAATGAAATTTCAAAAATCAAAAATAAAAAAGCCTCTCTTGTTAGCGAGACGGCTACATTAGAAGCTAGTATTTCTTCTATCTTTGACAAGGGACTAAAATTAAAGAAACAACAGTCCGATTTAGAATTAAAGTCTAAACAGCTAAATCAAGAAATTAATTTATTAAACGAACGTATTAAAAAACGTTCTATAGCGATTAAAGACCAAGCACGTGATGTTCAAGTTAATGGGCAGAGTACAACATTTATTGATGCAGTAATAAATGCTGAATCGGTTTATGATGCTATCGGACGTGTACAAGCTATCTCTACGATTATGGGTGCAAATAATAAGTTAATTACACAACAAAAAACAG
The genomic region above belongs to Melissococcus plutonius ATCC 35311 and contains:
- a CDS encoding Cna B-type domain-containing protein; the encoded protein is MTVRLMNGDKEVASKEVSEKEGWKYSFTGLPVYEKGQKISYMIKEDRVMGYATVIKGYNLINIYKPNKPNEPNKPNKPTKPNKPNNPKGGHEKPKQPTPNGKEVYPKTNEQTSFSWLAAGLVLISATDSIFWRKKARAKL